One Eurosta solidaginis isolate ZX-2024a chromosome 5, ASM4086904v1, whole genome shotgun sequence DNA segment encodes these proteins:
- the Dhpr gene encoding dihydropteridine reductase encodes MIGRVLIYGGKGALGAACVSHYKANNYWVGSIDLNVNEEADASIVIPRDLGWEEQETAVLSKVDEVLAGEKLDAVICVAGGWAGGNAAKDLAKNADLMWRQSVWTSSISATVACKYLKNGGFITLTGAQAALQGTPGMIGYGMAKAAVHQLTRSLAGKNSGLPSEAIVVSILPVTLDTPMNRKWMPNADFGTWTPLAEVAGLFLKWTKGQNRPNSGDLLQLITKDGVTQLAAAN; translated from the exons ATGATTGGTCGAGTGTTGATTTATGGTGGTAAAGGTGCTTTGGGAGCAGCATGCGTCTCACATTATAAAGCTAACAACTAC TGGGTAGGTAGTATTGATTTAAATGTTAACGAAGAAGCCGATGCTAGTATTGTAATACCTCGTGACCTTGGTTGGGAGGAGCAAGAGACTGCAGTGCTATCAAAAGTCGATGAAGTATTAGCCGGCGAGAAACTGGATGCAGTTATATGCGTAGCCGGTGGTTGGGCTGGTGGAAACGCAGCAAAAG ATTTGGCTAAAAATGCAGACTTAATGTGGCGTCAAAGTGTATGGACATCAAGCATTTCGGCGACTGTTGCTTGCAAGTACTTGAAAAATGGTGGGTTCATAACACTAACTGGTGCACAAGCCGCATTACAAGGCACACCCGGCATGATTGGTTATGGTATGGCTAAGGCTGCTGTACACCAGCTGACACGTTCACTGGCTGGCAAAAACTCAGGACTTCCCAGTGAAGCCATTGTTGTTTCGATATTGCCAGTCACTTTAGACACACCAATGAATCGTAAATGGATGCCAAATGCTGATTTTGGCACATGGACTCCTCTAGCCGAAGTAGCTGG ACTTTTTCTCAAATGGACCAAGGGTCAAAACCGACCAAACTCTGGAGATTTGTTGCAGCTAATAACCAAGGACGGCGTAACGCAATTGGCCGCAGCTAACTAA